The following coding sequences lie in one Sinorhizobium fredii USDA 257 genomic window:
- a CDS encoding CPCC family cysteine-rich protein translates to MEFDNVRKPLSNIPANRCPCCHFRTLHERGGYEICAVCFWEDDGQDVHDAGDVRGGPNGTLSLTQAQFNFQQWGASDPAARGHVRPPTDAEH, encoded by the coding sequence ATGGAGTTTGACAACGTTAGAAAACCTCTCTCAAACATTCCTGCCAATCGGTGTCCGTGCTGCCATTTCCGCACGCTGCATGAACGGGGCGGGTATGAAATATGCGCGGTATGTTTCTGGGAAGATGACGGACAGGACGTCCACGATGCTGGCGACGTTCGAGGCGGTCCTAATGGGACGCTGTCGCTCACGCAGGCACAATTCAATTTCCAGCAGTGGGGTGCTTCTGATCCGGCGGCGCGCGGGCACGTTCGGCCACCCACGGACGCTGAGCATTGA